CACGCTGGAAATATGGATAATCCAGGTCGGAATTGAAAGCGCGTGCATCAATAATTATACAAAACAGATATTATAGCAAAGTGCTTCGGCTTTAGTACAAACACAGAACGGCACGAAGTGATACTGGCTTTGAACCTGGTGAGCGCTTTAAAGTTGATTATTTTGAAAGTTAATCAAGTGTATGAGTTCAGTCATGACTACTATCGATATGACCTTCCCTCTCTGGGGTCTAGTAATTTTCATCGCGTGGACGATCGCTGTCGTTGCTCTTCTGCTCACGGTCAGGATTCGGCATTTATCCGCTGGAGGTTCTCCAAAAGATTTCGGAACACAAAATGACGAAAGTTTGCTTTGGCGACTATTTCGGGTGCAGTCTAACTTAGTAGAAAATCTTCCTTTGTATATAGGAGTTGTGTTTCTCCTCACAGTTCGGGGCGTATCTGGAACAGCGGTAGATTTCCTTGTTGTTTTGTACATCGTATTTCGGCTTGTGCATTCCCTGATTCACATAGCTGGGCTGAATCCGATGTTTCGGTTCTTAAGCTTAGTTATTCAGTTAGTCTGCTTGGTCGCTTTAACTGCGTTGGC
The window above is part of the Argonema galeatum A003/A1 genome. Proteins encoded here:
- a CDS encoding MAPEG family protein — translated: MTTIDMTFPLWGLVIFIAWTIAVVALLLTVRIRHLSAGGSPKDFGTQNDESLLWRLFRVQSNLVENLPLYIGVVFLLTVRGVSGTAVDFLVVLYIVFRLVHSLIHIAGLNPMFRFLSLVIQLVCLVALTALAIF